A stretch of the Streptomyces sp. NBC_01428 genome encodes the following:
- a CDS encoding FG-GAP and VCBS repeat-containing protein: MHKRHPHSVRIALATATAATLTGGLLTFSVTTATAADSAHVAQADFNGDGIGDVVFSAHAAYVGGHKAAGQIVALYGTATGVSSAKRSTISQDTSGVPGTAEAGDGFGGETAYADFNKDGYDDLAVASPWEKVGSDTDGGTVAILWGSAAGLTGKGVTIADPSPSSHDYWGKDLAAGDFDGDGKADLAVGSSTSTVYVYKGGFTTAGTPGGRYTVKPPIQSGSNDFPYGPLSLTAGDVNGDGRTDLIVDGFENGTGWNTNYFVPGTASGLSVASAEALKPGQITGVGDINGDGYGDIVSGAGWDHHTDEGETIPDSSDGGQANITYGSASGPAGTTGINQNTGSVPGTSEKGDSFGWDLDLGDVNGDGFQDLVVSAPNEDIDGVTDTGMVTVLYGSSTGVKVSSGTQSFAQSTAGVPGSDEKDDLFGADVKLDDVNGDGRADLLVGSYENAGNGSVTYLPSNGTTITTSGSRTLSPSTSGVSTTGSPQFGALFAD, translated from the coding sequence ATGCACAAGCGTCACCCGCACTCCGTGCGTATCGCCCTCGCGACGGCCACCGCTGCCACGCTGACGGGCGGACTGCTCACCTTCTCGGTCACGACCGCGACCGCCGCGGACTCCGCGCACGTCGCGCAGGCCGACTTCAACGGCGACGGCATCGGCGACGTGGTCTTCTCGGCCCACGCCGCGTACGTCGGCGGCCACAAGGCCGCCGGCCAGATCGTCGCCCTCTACGGCACCGCCACCGGCGTCTCCTCCGCCAAGCGCTCCACGATCAGCCAGGACACCTCCGGCGTCCCGGGCACCGCCGAGGCCGGCGACGGCTTCGGCGGCGAGACCGCGTACGCCGACTTCAACAAGGACGGCTACGACGACCTCGCCGTCGCCTCCCCGTGGGAGAAGGTCGGCAGCGACACCGACGGCGGCACCGTCGCCATCCTGTGGGGTTCCGCCGCGGGCCTCACCGGCAAGGGCGTCACCATCGCCGACCCCTCCCCCTCCTCGCACGACTACTGGGGCAAGGACCTGGCCGCCGGCGACTTCGACGGCGACGGGAAGGCCGACCTCGCCGTCGGCAGCTCGACCAGCACGGTCTACGTCTACAAGGGCGGCTTCACCACGGCCGGCACCCCCGGCGGCCGCTACACCGTCAAGCCCCCGATCCAGTCGGGCTCCAACGACTTCCCGTACGGGCCGCTGAGCCTGACGGCCGGCGACGTGAACGGCGACGGCCGCACCGACCTGATCGTCGACGGCTTCGAGAACGGCACCGGCTGGAACACGAACTACTTCGTGCCCGGCACGGCGAGCGGCCTCAGCGTCGCCTCCGCCGAGGCGCTCAAGCCCGGCCAGATCACCGGCGTCGGCGACATCAACGGCGACGGCTACGGCGACATCGTCAGCGGCGCCGGCTGGGACCACCACACCGACGAGGGCGAGACCATCCCGGACTCCTCCGACGGCGGCCAGGCGAACATCACCTACGGCTCGGCCTCCGGCCCCGCCGGCACCACGGGGATCAACCAGAACACCGGCAGCGTCCCCGGCACCTCGGAGAAGGGCGACAGCTTCGGCTGGGACCTCGACCTCGGCGACGTGAACGGCGACGGCTTCCAGGACCTCGTCGTCTCCGCCCCCAACGAGGACATCGACGGTGTCACCGACACCGGCATGGTCACCGTCCTCTACGGCTCGTCGACCGGCGTGAAGGTCTCCTCCGGCACGCAGTCCTTCGCGCAGAGCACCGCCGGCGTCCCCGGCAGCGACGAGAAGGACGACCTGTTCGGCGCCGACGTCAAGCTCGACGACGTCAACGGCGACGGCCGTGCGGACCTGCTCGTCGGCTCGTACGAGAACGCCGGCAACGGCTCGGTCACCTACCTGCCCTCCAACGGCACGACGATCACCACGTCCGGCTCCCGGACCCTGTCCCCGAGCACCTCGGGCGTCTCGACGACGGGATCGCCGCAGTTCGGCGCCCTGTTCGCCGACTAG
- a CDS encoding FG-GAP-like repeat-containing protein, whose protein sequence is MRKRTLLLAATLTTGLLTALPATPATAAPSGLSGDFNGDGHRDLAISAPLAKVSGKSGAGYVAVVYGTASGLDTSKRQIISQATTGVPGTPESYDYFGDRVTTGDMDGDGYTDIVVGVHGERIGSTDSSGTLTVLWGGASGVKSGTDIASPLPQYLNELGWQVAAGDFDGDGHTDLAAANNATPALNIFRGPISRTGKAAARIGVDTIAQSTVYPDQLVAGEVNGDGRTDLLVMGQEETSGGDYRTRSVLYTGSTTGPKLGKKLAGGYAGTIADVDKDGYGDIVTGNFMEKSSTEPDGGLGGAITVTYGAAGGLSTRTPKRITQDSAGVPGTGEKNDGFGWSLSSGDTNGDGYADVAIGSDSEYIGSVKHAGQVTVLRGSASGLTGTGSTSFSQNSAGVPGTAEAQDYFGDAVRLTDANGDGRAELVVGALGENSADGAVWYFKAGASGITATGSKSFNGTTLGGPSGDAYFGNVLAG, encoded by the coding sequence TTGCGCAAGCGCACCCTCCTGCTGGCCGCGACCCTCACCACCGGCCTGCTCACCGCCCTGCCCGCCACCCCGGCCACCGCCGCGCCCTCGGGGCTCTCGGGTGACTTCAACGGCGACGGCCACCGCGACCTGGCCATCTCCGCTCCGCTCGCCAAGGTGTCCGGCAAGTCCGGAGCCGGCTACGTCGCCGTCGTCTACGGCACCGCGAGCGGCCTCGACACCTCCAAGCGGCAGATCATCAGCCAGGCCACCACCGGCGTCCCGGGCACCCCGGAGTCGTACGACTACTTCGGCGACCGCGTGACCACGGGTGACATGGACGGCGACGGCTACACGGACATCGTCGTGGGCGTGCACGGCGAGCGGATCGGCTCCACCGACTCCTCCGGCACCCTCACGGTGCTGTGGGGCGGCGCGAGCGGGGTGAAGTCCGGCACCGACATCGCCTCACCGCTGCCGCAGTACCTCAACGAGCTGGGCTGGCAGGTCGCGGCCGGCGACTTCGACGGCGACGGCCACACCGACCTGGCCGCCGCGAACAACGCCACACCCGCGCTGAACATCTTCCGGGGGCCCATCTCCCGTACCGGCAAGGCCGCCGCACGCATCGGCGTCGACACGATCGCCCAGAGCACCGTCTACCCGGACCAGCTCGTCGCGGGCGAGGTCAACGGCGACGGCAGGACCGATCTCCTGGTCATGGGCCAGGAGGAGACCAGCGGGGGCGACTACCGCACCCGCAGCGTCCTCTACACCGGCTCCACCACCGGCCCGAAGCTCGGCAAGAAGCTCGCGGGCGGTTACGCGGGCACGATCGCCGACGTCGACAAGGACGGCTACGGCGACATCGTCACCGGCAACTTCATGGAGAAGTCGTCGACCGAGCCGGACGGCGGACTCGGCGGCGCGATCACCGTGACGTACGGTGCCGCGGGCGGCCTCAGCACCCGTACGCCGAAGCGGATCACCCAGGACTCGGCGGGCGTGCCGGGCACCGGCGAGAAGAACGACGGCTTCGGCTGGAGCCTGTCCTCGGGCGACACCAACGGCGACGGATACGCCGACGTCGCGATCGGCTCGGACAGCGAGTACATCGGGTCGGTGAAGCACGCCGGCCAGGTCACCGTCCTGCGCGGCTCCGCCTCCGGCCTGACCGGCACCGGTTCCACGTCCTTCTCGCAGAACAGCGCGGGGGTCCCGGGCACCGCCGAGGCCCAGGACTACTTCGGCGACGCGGTCCGGCTCACCGACGCGAACGGCGACGGCCGCGCCGAGCTGGTCGTCGGCGCGCTCGGCGAGAACAGTGCCGACGGTGCGGTCTGGTACTTCAAGGCCGGCGCCTCCGGCATCACCGCCACCGGCTCGAAGTCCTTCAACGGCACCACCCTGGGCGGCCCCTCGGGCGACGCCTACTTCGGCAACGTCCTGGCGGGCTGA
- a CDS encoding (Fe-S)-binding protein codes for MQLAAIVVSLVLTVVGVALIARAVAQIYRFIKLGQPVPSGSRTDDWKARTVTLAKEFVGHTRMNRWGIIGVAHWFVAVGFLTLGLTIVTAYGQLFKADWTLPVLGGWLPYELYTEFIALFTTLGILVLIAVRQLNRPSKPGRKSRFAGSKTGQAYFVEAVILVIGLAIMTLRGLEGALHGVDHYEAAYWASYPLVAAFKGLSLATLQTLVYLTAMIKLGVTMGWAITVGLNTNMGVAWHRFLAFPNIWFKRDAKGATALGELLPMTSGGQAIDFTDPGEDDVFGVSQVEQFSWKGLLDFSTCTECGRCQSQCPAWNTGKPLSPKLLIMSLRDHAHAKAPYLLAGGGKTMEGEEKASEEQLKDVPAAALAEAERPLIGTAEENGVIDPDVLWSCTTCGACVEQCPVDIEHIDHIVDMRRYQVMIESAFPSEAGTMLKNLEKKGNPWGLAKKQRLEWTKEVDFEIPVVGRDIEDLTEVEYLYWVGCAGALEDRAKKTTKAFAELLHMAGVKFAIMGGDEKCTGDSARRLGNEPLFQELGMENVAALNMAFGEETDDEGNSTPESKKPKSAKKIVATCPHCLNTIGNEYPQLGGDYEVIHHTQLLQHLIDEGKLLPVTPVEGLITYHDPCYLGRHNKIYTPPREIMSAVPGLRQQEMHRHKERGFCCGAGGARMWMEERIGKRINNERVDEALSLNPDIVSTACPFCLVMLTDSVNGKKNDGKAKESVQVVDVAQLLLDSVKTPVADTDGDDEPPAGAAESENAPEPEPVK; via the coding sequence GCGTCGCGCACTGGTTCGTGGCCGTCGGCTTCCTGACCCTCGGCCTGACGATCGTCACCGCCTACGGTCAGCTCTTCAAAGCCGACTGGACCCTCCCGGTGCTCGGCGGATGGCTCCCCTACGAGCTGTACACCGAGTTCATCGCGCTGTTCACGACCCTCGGCATCCTCGTGCTGATCGCCGTCCGGCAGCTGAACCGGCCGTCCAAGCCCGGCCGCAAGTCGCGCTTCGCGGGCTCCAAGACCGGCCAGGCCTACTTCGTCGAGGCCGTGATCCTCGTCATCGGCCTCGCCATCATGACCCTGCGCGGCCTCGAGGGCGCCCTGCACGGCGTCGACCACTACGAGGCCGCCTACTGGGCCTCGTACCCCCTGGTCGCCGCCTTCAAGGGACTGAGCCTCGCCACCCTGCAGACGCTGGTCTACCTGACCGCCATGATCAAGCTCGGCGTCACCATGGGCTGGGCGATCACCGTCGGCCTGAACACCAACATGGGTGTCGCCTGGCACCGCTTCCTCGCCTTCCCCAACATCTGGTTCAAGCGCGACGCCAAGGGCGCGACCGCCCTCGGCGAGCTGCTCCCGATGACCAGCGGCGGCCAGGCCATCGACTTCACCGACCCCGGTGAGGACGACGTCTTCGGCGTCTCCCAGGTCGAGCAGTTCTCCTGGAAGGGCCTGCTCGACTTCTCCACCTGCACCGAGTGCGGCCGCTGCCAGTCGCAGTGCCCCGCGTGGAACACCGGCAAGCCGCTCTCCCCGAAGCTCCTCATCATGTCGCTGCGCGACCACGCGCACGCCAAGGCCCCCTACCTGCTGGCCGGCGGCGGCAAGACCATGGAGGGCGAGGAGAAGGCCTCCGAGGAGCAGCTCAAGGACGTTCCCGCGGCCGCCCTCGCCGAGGCCGAGCGCCCCCTCATCGGCACCGCCGAGGAGAACGGCGTCATCGACCCGGACGTCCTGTGGTCCTGCACCACCTGCGGCGCCTGCGTCGAGCAGTGCCCGGTCGACATCGAGCACATCGACCACATCGTAGACATGCGCCGCTACCAGGTGATGATCGAGAGCGCGTTCCCGTCCGAGGCGGGCACGATGCTCAAGAACCTGGAGAAGAAGGGCAACCCCTGGGGCCTCGCCAAGAAGCAGCGCCTGGAGTGGACCAAGGAGGTCGACTTCGAGATCCCCGTCGTCGGCCGCGACATCGAGGACCTCACCGAGGTCGAGTACCTCTACTGGGTCGGCTGCGCCGGCGCCCTCGAGGACCGCGCCAAGAAGACCACCAAGGCCTTCGCGGAGCTGCTGCACATGGCGGGCGTCAAGTTCGCGATCATGGGCGGCGACGAGAAGTGCACCGGTGACTCCGCCCGCCGCCTCGGCAACGAGCCCCTCTTCCAGGAACTCGGCATGGAGAACGTCGCCGCGCTGAACATGGCGTTCGGCGAGGAGACGGACGACGAGGGCAACAGCACCCCCGAGTCGAAGAAGCCGAAGTCGGCGAAGAAGATCGTCGCCACCTGCCCGCACTGCCTCAACACCATCGGCAACGAGTACCCGCAGCTCGGCGGCGACTACGAGGTCATCCACCACACCCAGCTGCTCCAGCACCTCATCGACGAGGGCAAGCTGCTCCCGGTGACCCCGGTCGAGGGCCTCATCACCTACCACGACCCGTGCTACCTGGGCCGGCACAACAAGATCTACACGCCTCCGCGCGAGATCATGTCCGCCGTCCCGGGCCTGCGCCAGCAGGAGATGCACCGCCACAAGGAACGCGGCTTCTGCTGCGGTGCCGGTGGCGCGCGGATGTGGATGGAGGAGCGGATCGGCAAGCGCATCAACAACGAGCGCGTCGACGAGGCCCTGTCGCTGAACCCCGACATCGTCTCCACCGCCTGCCCGTTCTGCCTCGTCATGTTGACCGACTCGGTCAACGGCAAGAAGAACGACGGCAAGGCCAAGGAGTCCGTCCAGGTCGTCGACGTCGCCCAGCTCCTCCTCGACTCGGTCAAGACCCCGGTCGCCGACACCGACGGCGACGACGAGCCCCCGGCGGGCGCGGCGGAGTCGGAGAACGCCCCGGAACCCGAGCCGGTCAAGTAA
- the dcd gene encoding dCTP deaminase: protein MLLSDKDIRAEIDAGRVRIDPYDESMVQPSSIDVRLDRYFRVFENHRYPHIDPSVEQADLTRLVEPEGDEPFILHPGEFVLASTYEVISLPDDLASRLEGKSSLGRLGLVTHSTAGFIDPGFSGHVTLELSNLATLPIKLWPGMKIGQLCMFRLSSPAEFPYGSDRYGSRYQGQRGPTASRSFLNFHRTQV, encoded by the coding sequence GTGCTTCTCTCAGACAAGGACATCCGGGCCGAGATCGACGCCGGGCGGGTCCGGATCGATCCCTACGACGAATCCATGGTGCAGCCGTCGAGCATCGACGTGCGCCTCGACCGCTATTTCCGGGTGTTCGAGAACCACCGCTACCCCCACATCGACCCCTCGGTCGAGCAGGCGGACCTCACGCGGCTCGTCGAGCCGGAGGGGGACGAGCCGTTCATCCTGCACCCCGGTGAGTTCGTCCTCGCCAGCACGTACGAGGTCATCTCGCTGCCGGACGACCTCGCCTCGCGCCTCGAGGGCAAGAGCTCGCTGGGCCGCCTCGGTCTGGTCACCCACTCCACCGCCGGGTTCATCGACCCCGGGTTCTCCGGGCACGTGACGCTGGAGCTGTCGAACCTCGCGACGCTGCCGATCAAGCTCTGGCCGGGCATGAAGATCGGCCAGCTGTGCATGTTCCGGCTCAGCTCGCCGGCCGAGTTCCCCTACGGCAGCGACCGTTACGGGTCCCGCTACCAGGGCCAGCGCGGGCCGACGGCCTCCCGGTCCTTCCTGAACTTCCACCGGACCCAGGTCTGA
- a CDS encoding phosphoribosyltransferase: MSSERENLTYEKFGVAVRELAQTIADDGYEPDIVLSIARGGVFVAGGLAYALDCKNIHLVNVEFYTGVGTTLEMPVMLAPVPNAIDFSDKKVLITDDVADTGKTLKLVHDFCVGEVAEVRSAVIYEKTQSLVKCEYVWKRTDEWINFPWSVEPPVIRRAGQVLDS; encoded by the coding sequence ATGTCCTCCGAGCGCGAGAACCTCACCTACGAGAAGTTCGGTGTCGCCGTACGCGAACTCGCCCAGACCATCGCCGACGACGGCTACGAGCCCGACATCGTCCTGTCGATCGCCCGGGGCGGCGTCTTCGTCGCGGGCGGGCTCGCCTACGCCCTCGACTGCAAGAACATCCACCTGGTGAACGTCGAGTTCTACACGGGGGTGGGGACGACGCTGGAGATGCCGGTGATGCTCGCCCCCGTCCCCAACGCGATCGACTTCTCCGACAAGAAGGTCCTGATCACCGACGATGTCGCCGACACGGGCAAGACGCTCAAGCTCGTGCACGACTTCTGCGTCGGCGAGGTCGCCGAGGTCCGCAGCGCCGTGATCTACGAGAAGACCCAGTCCCTCGTGAAGTGCGAGTACGTCTGGAAGCGCACGGACGAGTGGATCAACTTCCCGTGGAGTGTCGAACCGCCGGTGATCCGCCGGGCCGGGCAGGTGCTCGACTCGTAG
- a CDS encoding Yip1 family protein encodes MSQLGPNAGPDPPGPARHSPGPGTFDNVAGFRIGRGGRDNRASQARPQQRPSYGQQAPQGGGQQPYGHPNAPSQPQYGGQPPYGGPQGGGQQYRGNAQGGWPQGGGGQGEPEYFGDGHPQQGPDPYAANSPGHTQAFSIGEDPYSQGDTYRAGQAAAPPVGPRLHWKDLLRGIVTAPNRTFLQMRDYAMWGPALVVTFIYGLLAVFGFDGAREDAINATLSNAIPIVLTTAVAIVLSTFILGVVTHTLARQLGGDGAWQPTVGLSMLIMSITDTPRLLVAMFLGGDASFVKLLGWATWVAAGALLTLMVGKSHDLPWPKALAASSIQLIAILSIIKLGTF; translated from the coding sequence ATGTCACAGCTCGGACCCAATGCCGGGCCCGATCCCCCGGGCCCGGCACGTCACTCTCCGGGACCAGGTACGTTCGATAACGTGGCTGGATTCAGGATCGGACGCGGCGGCCGGGACAACCGTGCTTCGCAGGCGCGACCGCAACAACGACCGTCGTACGGACAGCAGGCCCCCCAGGGAGGCGGGCAGCAGCCGTACGGTCATCCGAACGCGCCTTCGCAGCCGCAGTACGGGGGACAGCCGCCGTACGGCGGCCCGCAGGGCGGCGGTCAGCAGTACCGCGGCAACGCGCAGGGCGGCTGGCCCCAGGGCGGAGGCGGACAGGGCGAGCCGGAGTACTTCGGTGACGGACACCCGCAGCAGGGCCCGGACCCGTACGCGGCGAACAGCCCCGGACACACGCAGGCCTTCTCCATCGGCGAGGACCCGTACAGCCAGGGCGACACGTATCGCGCCGGCCAGGCGGCCGCTCCGCCGGTCGGACCGCGGCTGCACTGGAAGGACCTGCTCAGGGGCATCGTGACCGCCCCCAACAGGACCTTCCTGCAGATGCGCGACTACGCGATGTGGGGCCCCGCCCTGGTCGTGACGTTCATCTACGGCCTGCTGGCGGTCTTCGGCTTCGACGGCGCCCGCGAGGACGCGATCAACGCGACGCTCTCCAACGCGATCCCGATCGTCCTGACGACCGCCGTCGCCATCGTCCTCAGCACGTTCATCCTCGGCGTGGTCACCCACACCCTGGCCCGCCAGCTCGGCGGCGACGGCGCCTGGCAGCCCACGGTCGGCCTCTCCATGCTGATCATGTCCATCACGGACACCCCGCGTCTGCTGGTCGCCATGTTCCTCGGCGGCGACGCGTCGTTCGTGAAGCTCCTCGGCTGGGCGACGTGGGTCGCCGCGGGCGCGCTGCTGACCCTGATGGTCGGCAAGTCCCACGACCTCCCCTGGCCGAAGGCGCTCGCCGCGTCATCCATCCAGCTCATCGCGATCCTGTCGATCATCAAGCTGGGCACGTTCTGA